One Idiomarina loihiensis L2TR genomic window carries:
- the atpF gene encoding F0F1 ATP synthase subunit B — translation MNINATLIGQTIAFIVFVWFCMKFVWPPIIKAIEERQKKIADGLNAGERAQKDLEKAQQEIAEQLKEAKQQAAEIIEQSKKRGAKIVEEETQRGHEEREKIVAAGHEEVAAERNRVREELRKQVAVLAVSGAQKIIEREIDKDAHSDIVEKLVAEL, via the coding sequence ATTGGACAAACGATCGCGTTTATCGTGTTCGTGTGGTTCTGCATGAAATTTGTATGGCCACCGATCATCAAAGCTATCGAGGAACGTCAGAAGAAAATTGCTGACGGCCTTAATGCCGGTGAACGTGCTCAAAAAGATTTAGAGAAAGCCCAGCAAGAAATTGCCGAGCAGCTCAAAGAAGCGAAACAGCAAGCCGCTGAAATCATTGAACAGTCGAAAAAACGTGGTGCTAAAATTGTTGAGGAAGAAACTCAACGTGGCCACGAAGAACGTGAAAAAATCGTTGCGGCCGGACATGAAGAAGTTGCTGCTGAACGCAATCGTGTTCGCGAAGAGCTGCGCAAGCAAGTTGCCGTATTAGCGGTGTCTGGGGCTCAGAAAATCATTGAGCGTGAAATTGATAAAGACGCTCATAGTGACATTGTTGAAAAACTGGTCGCTGAACTTTAA
- the atpH gene encoding F0F1 ATP synthase subunit delta — MSELTTVARPYAKAAFDFALEQGALDKWAEMLSFAAAVAQDETIASFLSSSSTVGKTTEVFLGVCGDELDDNAKNFVKVLAENERLPVLPAVSELYQTLRAEHDKEVTVDVKSAVKLLKAQQTALIKALEKRLQRKIKLNCSVDKSIIGGLVIEAGDTVIDGTLRGKLDRLAYALQS, encoded by the coding sequence ATGTCAGAACTGACTACGGTCGCTCGCCCTTACGCAAAAGCAGCTTTTGATTTTGCTTTAGAACAGGGAGCGCTCGATAAGTGGGCAGAAATGCTTAGCTTCGCTGCTGCGGTGGCGCAAGACGAGACTATTGCCTCATTTTTGAGTAGCTCCTCGACTGTTGGGAAAACAACAGAGGTTTTCTTGGGTGTTTGCGGCGACGAGCTCGACGACAACGCTAAGAACTTCGTTAAAGTACTGGCTGAAAATGAACGTCTGCCAGTGTTACCAGCAGTTAGTGAGCTCTATCAGACGCTTCGTGCTGAACATGACAAAGAAGTCACTGTAGATGTTAAATCGGCAGTTAAACTGCTGAAAGCACAACAAACGGCTTTGATTAAAGCACTTGAGAAGCGCCTGCAACGCAAAATTAAGCTGAACTGCAGTGTCGACAAGTCCATTATTGGCGGACTTGTTATAGAAGCTGGTGATACCGTTATTGACGGCACCTTGCGCGGCAAGCTCGACAGACTTGCTTACGCACTGCAATCCTAA